The DNA segment CTACAGTAGAACtcaaattataatatttgaaatccACATAATTTAAGACATAATATGCCCTATTTTAGGATGCTTTTACAAACAACATATGATGATATAAATCGTGGTTGAATGATTACCAATCTGAAATGCTAATTTAGCTAGAGGGAATTTGACTGGAGTTCTTTATGAATGGTTTTGTCATTGATGTCTGTTCTTTTGGACTTTGTTTGGGTAGGAAGGCCTTTGGTTTTGGTTTGTATTTGATGTCTTTTTTATAGCCTTTGGTTCAAAGGTCCTCATCATCCATCAAGTCCtttcttgtaattttttaaCCAATAAGACTTCCGGTGTCTTATTAAAAGAAGTTTGTATCTAATGTAGGCAATTTGCTCAACGCTCACGGGTCCGGAAACTTCAGTACATTGCTGAGCTGGAAAGGAATGTGCAAGCTTTAAAGGCAAGGGCCCAAATAAAAACTGAAGGATTGCATAACTTTGATAGCATTTCCTTGTCAAAAGAAGGGGATTATGTTTTGTTAAGAACCACTGAACTTAGTTTTATGTGCTTGATTTCACAGGCAGAAGGGTCTGAAGTTTCAGCTGAGCTTGACTTTCTCAACCAACAGAATCTTATCCTGAGCATGGAGAACAAAGCCCTGAAGCAGCGATTGGAAAGTTTAGCACAGGAGCAGCTTATTAAGTACTGTATGTTTCTATCTTTTTCagttaaaatttgatatatgtgtTTATTCTGTTTCTGGAAAGCTAGGTCCCTTCTTATGACTAGTTTCATTGATCAGGAGCTCTCTAGATGGGAAATTGTGTGTGAAGATGAATCAGTAACCTAGGATAAATCAACAATTTCATGTGAATTACCAAACTGCAGAAATATCACAATTTCACAATTTCATATGAATCAACAATTTTATATTGGCTAAAAATCCAGAAATATCAACCAAAAGATATATCCACTCAAATATCTTGTCATTAGCCATGTAAATATGATATTTCGGGGAAATATTGGCGatatttcccaaaattttatcCTTGAGTAGGACCTTGTTTGGCATAAGCGATATCAATCTCTGGTAGCCATACCGGTATTGTGCAACTCAAAGATCTTTTGGCCATTTATCTTATCTTATTCTTGCTCTTATAAATAAGGTTCATCTTTATCCTGTCATAGGAATGAAATCAACAGCCCTTTGCTTTTCTAGACCTTCTTACGCTCGACAATGGGCAATATTGTTGAAAAGCCTTAAGCTATGTTTTggaaatgcttttgaaaacaactttaaaaaacagtttttgagaataatttttgagGATTTTTTCTGATGTTTTGTAGAGCAAAGGTTTGTTTGGGAATGTAAAATGTtcttaacctattttttatgtttttaaaaataacttttatgtatggtgttttatttttatataattattttttaaaacagtcctTAGAAAGCAagtgaaaaaaactaaaaacaactaaaagatgttctaTCAAAATacattgttttatatttttaagaacaaaaactgttttttttttttggttatcaaTTGTGTTttcctgttttttgttttagggtacagaaaactattttaaaaaatagctaTCAAGTAGGGCCTTGATCTCTTGTGATCAATCAATGATTAGCCAGAGAATTGATCTGAAGAAGAGGCACTCATCCCATTGCTAGGTTTTTGGAATGCTCTTATCTGGCACAGTAGTGTAGTAATGAAGTTTTCTTTTATGATGTTTGGCTTTCTGGTTGATGTTTGAGTCCCTTCTTGATCTAGGATCCAATGCACCTAATATTTGGCGGTTGAATAAGAGGATGCTACATTTTTGTAGTGAAACAAGAATaattaaaatggaaagaaaaaggacAAATGTCTTACCATTCCCAAGATGTGATATAGTTATTGCAGACCTCAAAACAGTCATTATGGTGGAGCAATTATTTCAGCAAATTTAAGTCCCCTCATCAGTATGTTGTTTCATGCATTCAAGTTCTCTTGATTCTACAACATGGTTGCCTCCTATCTGGTGAtcttttttccattattttgttATGAAACTTAAATATCAAAAGCTTTTTCTGCAGTGGAACAAGAGGTGTTGGAGAGAGAGATCGGAAGGCTACGATCCTTGTATCATCAAcagcaacagcagcagcagcaaccaCAACAACAGCAACCGGCTTCTAGCCACAGGCGCTCCAGCAGCAGAGACCTTGATGCCCAATTTGCTAACCTCTCTTTGAAACACAAGGATAACAGTTCTGGCACTGATGCTGTGACAGGTCCTCTACGTATTTGAGTTCATGATGTAGCTGAGAGAGCTTACCTTTGCTCCTGCTTTATCATTGGAATGACAATGACTGAATCGACATTTTCCTTATGCAGGATCAAACCAAGCTCTTCTAGTCTTGGTGCCCTCTCTTTTCCCCTGTTTCatgcattttcctttctttaactGCATCCTTTGTCCATTTCCTTTTGTTAAATTAATATCCACATGTGCACCTGGTAGTCTGTTGCTGGAAAATTGTATTTCTGGCAGGTGACTTGCCGGAGGTGGTACTCAAAAACAGGTTCAATGCTTCTATCGACCCTTGTATTGTTCATGCGATTATAATTCATAAAGCTtatttcctccattttcatgAAGAGTTTCTTGTGGGATCCAGCTGAATGCAAAGATCTTCAGTTTCTTTGACTATGTTTGTTTGTGCATTACTTGTAAGAATATGATATCTTGTAAAATGTGTTTAATAAGAATGTGTCCTCGTTTTTCTGTTTGTCTCATCACACTTCATTTCAGGCATATCTAGCATCTTGGTGATGGCATCCTTGtccctttccttcttttttaggATGGGCAGTGTGCCTTGTCATTTGTTGGGATATATTTGAATCTTAGAATCTCACAAACATTTTGTTTCCATACTTGAAAAAGCAAAATCccactattttatattttacaaaCACAACCATATGatctcagaaaaaaaaaaaaaaaaaaatccactaaaACATCTGCAACTAAAACCCTAAGTTGtatatttttcatcattgtAAGGAGTCATAACTTACAGCATTACTATAACTGACAATGACAATAACAAAATAATGCAAAGGCTTGGTGGGGTAGCCGAAGGGCCAGTGTTGGGGAGCCTTGGGTATTCATCTGGTGAGGGCATGACACATTGGTCACcattgaaagatatttttcttggaaaagcCCATCCTTCTCTGAAAGTGAAAATCCCTGGATCTTTGTGTAGTAACATCTCCGTTTGTACATTCCCACTCTCACCTGCCTGCAGAAGCAGCTCATTGTAGTACTGAATTCCCCAGAACATCCCAGTATCATCTGAGAAAATGGTTGACAAGTTGagtagaaaatgagagaaaattcaTCTCAGTAAAGGATCAAAATTCACTTACTACCCGATTGGTGGTACATTCTCAAACAATGCTATAAGTGTATAAACAAATGAGATTATAGTACAAATAACAAGACCTACAAATGTATACGTGGCATCACCCGATTGGTGGTACCTTTCccatagaataaaaaaaaaaaaaggccaagaAAATTCCAAGGTGGGTGCATTCTCAAACCATCTAAAAAGCTCAGCATAGATCATATATGCGTATGTAAAATTCTAAAGATAAAGTGGGATATGATTCCACTTACTGATAGTGCCATGCTCATTTAGAGAGCGGTAGTTGAAGCTGAAAACCTGTGTAATGCTCTGCAAGTTGGGGTGCAGCACCACCAAGTTCCAGGCAGAATAGTTCTTCACCAGATTCAGATTTGTGACTGTGATCTTAACCCTCCAATACTCTCTGTAACTTGTTTTCACATGCCAGTGCACCCGGATTGGGCACATGTGCCTTGAGCACCTCACTAGATCCGGCTGCTGTCCATCTCCCTGAGGCAACAACAATGGTGTTTCACCAGGCCTGCACAATAGAAATGCAACAGTGAGGGAGAAGGACATTAGGAGTCAGAACTTCAAGTTGAAATGATCCCTTCTGTCAGCAGTATTCTTGAATGAAAATTGGCTGATGAAGTTAAAACTTAAACTGAAAactgtttttctgtttttgaaaacatttccgAATTAGATATATTACTTGGCGCATTTGGTGCCCGGTATTCCTTCACAGCCACAGCTGCATTGGGGGCATGGGACGATGGTGCTGTTGTAGAATGCAGATAAAGAAACGCAGCATGTTGGGGCCGTCGATGCTAGAAATTGCGAGTAAGAACAACTCACGTTCCATGTCACTGCAATAAATCCACATTAAACGTTGGCCTTGTTACATATGTTTAcataaaatataagagaaaatgtatgggaaagaaaatagcgagaaaaaaaaaaggagggaaataaaaataaatttaaattcgaTAACTTCTTCTTTTGTCTTACTTTAAAatcttttaacttattttaattcttctatgcaaagattaaataatacaaaaatgaatgcattttgaacaaattttaataatattttaattttctttcatattttttataatacaacTAAGTATAagataatcatttttcattctttttcttttcttagtccTTTCCAAcggagaatcaaacataacttaaataCATGAAACATATAAAATTCAATCCAGGTAGGGGTGTACATGGTTTGTTCGACGGGATAATCTAATATCTTTATGCATGAAGATAATCAATTCAGTCATTATGGTCAGACtctattatgaattttttaccACATTCTCCATATGACCCTTTTATATCTTACTTATCTgatactattaaaat comes from the Vitis vinifera cultivar Pinot Noir 40024 chromosome 12, ASM3070453v1 genome and includes:
- the LOC100267982 gene encoding COBRA-like protein 6; translation: MGWSWILMFFSLFTFMSPSYGYDPLDPNGNIAIKWDVLQWSSSSYDARVSIINYQLYRHIETPGWKLSWTWPGDEVIWDMWGALAHEQGNCSEFKGEQLPYCCEKTPLILDRGPGTPFNKQVANCCRDGLLTSMIQDPSKHGAMFQMNVGTASSNVSDMTMPRNFSLGVPGYTCGDPFQVPPSRFPEEGGRRWTQALMTWNVSCSYSQFLASTAPTCCVSLSAFYNSTIVPCPQCSCGCEGIPGTKCAKPGETPLLLPQGDGQQPDLVRCSRHMCPIRVHWHVKTSYREYWRVKITVTNLNLVKNYSAWNLVVLHPNLQSITQVFSFNYRSLNEHGTINDTGMFWGIQYYNELLLQAGESGNVQTEMLLHKDPGIFTFREGWAFPRKISFNGDQCVMPSPDEYPRLPNTGPSATPPSLCIILLLSLSVIVML